The Syntrophorhabdales bacterium genome has a segment encoding these proteins:
- the tssJ gene encoding type VI secretion system lipoprotein TssJ, whose amino-acid sequence MKKRVYSLLVVSAIMTLAACSSVSRSPEYSYKKEAVFLTLRADPQLNLYQGSPHTIVACTYQLRDPNAFNQLLDEKDGLPKLLECGRFDASVAYTKRLVIQPGQEVKDSLDRAEGAKYVSVVAGYYNLQKGNAARLFPIPVGTMSSKPQNVTIELYLGPDAIQDLKRR is encoded by the coding sequence TTGAAGAAGCGCGTGTATAGCTTGTTAGTTGTTTCGGCAATTATGACTCTTGCCGCCTGCAGTTCAGTAAGTCGTTCGCCGGAATACTCCTACAAGAAAGAGGCCGTGTTTCTCACGTTGCGAGCCGACCCTCAATTGAACCTTTACCAGGGCAGCCCTCACACCATTGTGGCGTGTACCTACCAGCTCAGAGATCCTAATGCATTCAACCAACTTCTCGACGAGAAGGATGGGCTGCCGAAGCTTCTGGAATGCGGCCGCTTTGACGCGAGCGTTGCCTACACCAAAAGACTAGTGATACAGCCCGGTCAGGAAGTAAAGGATAGCCTTGACCGCGCTGAAGGTGCAAAGTACGTGAGTGTTGTTGCGGGTTACTACAACCTCCAGAAGGGAAATGCGGCACGCCTGTTTCCTATTCCTGTCGGCACAATGAGCTCGAAACCTCAGAACGTTACCATAGAGCTTTATCTGGGTCCCGACGCAATTCAAGATCTGAAGAGGCGATAA
- a CDS encoding DotU family type IV/VI secretion system protein: protein MHLTDCFIELVAYVTYFSRTAATKQPAYEQVKADMLRLLTKSEECVRKGWFSQEDYDQARFMICAWADESILASKWQHRGQWQREQLQRIFYNTTEAGEEVFERLNRLAFHQKDVRELYYLCLSLGFKGRFLKPEDEYLLEQLQSSNLKLLLGGSPSVPSLEKTDLFPEAYPAGTADLGYQKKKFQFSVTSMAALAAPVLIFGLLFVIYRFSLSGIAEHVLRTASR, encoded by the coding sequence ATGCATTTGACTGATTGCTTCATCGAACTCGTGGCCTACGTGACCTACTTCAGCAGGACTGCTGCCACAAAGCAGCCTGCGTACGAGCAGGTCAAGGCAGACATGTTGCGCCTTCTCACGAAGAGTGAAGAGTGCGTGAGGAAAGGCTGGTTCTCACAGGAAGACTATGATCAGGCGCGATTCATGATCTGCGCGTGGGCGGATGAGTCGATCCTTGCATCAAAGTGGCAGCATAGAGGACAGTGGCAGAGAGAGCAGCTTCAACGTATCTTCTACAACACGACGGAAGCGGGTGAGGAAGTTTTTGAGCGCCTGAACCGGCTCGCATTTCACCAGAAGGATGTGAGGGAACTTTATTACCTTTGCCTCAGCCTGGGATTCAAAGGAAGATTTCTCAAACCTGAAGATGAGTACCTGCTCGAGCAGCTGCAGAGCTCGAATCTCAAGCTTCTTCTGGGTGGGTCGCCAAGCGTTCCGTCTTTGGAAAAGACGGACCTTTTTCCTGAGGCTTACCCTGCAGGCACAGCAGACCTGGGATACCAGAAGAAGAAGTTTCAATTTTCCGTCACCTCAATGGCCGCGCTGGCAGCACCGGTCCTGATATTTGGCCTCTTATTCGTGATTTATCGTTTTTCACTGAGCGGCATAGCTGAGCACGTTTTGAGGACGGCGTCCAGATGA
- the tssK gene encoding type VI secretion system baseplate subunit TssK, producing MEIEKSLYWHQGLFLQPQHFQLLERSLQSLFLPLYDYAEPHFWGVGEMEIQQAALGTRSLSPLKANLLFSDGSHAVFPGNAFLEPRLFEEAWVEGGRPLTVYAGLRKWNHAGENVAVVEKLEDTLPVTTRYIVLADPEDVKDMHSGGPVGKIQRLHYNMKLFFESEKEKLGDYLLVPIAQLERMGDEIRFSERFIPPCLAISSSQPLMKLIREIRDQIAARSHQLEELKRQRGIQTAEFGSRDMVYLLALRSLNRYVPLFFHITEVRQVHPWAVYGLLRQLIGELSSFSEKVNVMGATESEEQALPRYDHETLWDCFSQAQILISQLLDEITAGPEYMIRLVYDGTYYAAELKPAVFEARNRFYLVFRTDADPKPVIQSVTSIAKLSSREHLPILIARALPGVRLEHLPVPPQELPRRAHSIYFAVDYQSDQWAPVKKGNNVAFYWDNAPEDLDVELMIVGR from the coding sequence ATGGAGATTGAAAAATCCTTATACTGGCACCAGGGGCTGTTTCTGCAACCTCAGCACTTTCAGTTACTCGAGCGTTCACTGCAGTCTCTTTTTCTGCCGCTCTATGATTACGCTGAACCTCACTTCTGGGGCGTCGGCGAGATGGAGATTCAGCAGGCCGCACTGGGCACCAGGTCTCTCAGTCCGCTTAAAGCCAACCTGTTGTTCTCAGACGGCTCTCACGCGGTCTTCCCCGGAAACGCTTTCTTGGAACCCAGGCTCTTTGAAGAGGCGTGGGTGGAGGGAGGCAGACCACTAACCGTGTATGCAGGATTAAGAAAATGGAACCATGCAGGAGAGAATGTCGCCGTTGTCGAAAAACTTGAAGATACGCTCCCGGTCACCACGCGCTATATCGTGCTGGCCGATCCGGAAGATGTCAAAGACATGCACTCCGGAGGGCCTGTCGGCAAGATTCAGCGTCTCCACTACAACATGAAGCTTTTCTTCGAATCTGAAAAGGAAAAATTGGGCGATTATCTCCTGGTTCCCATTGCTCAGCTCGAAAGGATGGGTGACGAGATTCGATTCTCTGAGAGGTTCATCCCCCCCTGCCTTGCGATCTCCAGCTCACAGCCCCTCATGAAACTCATAAGAGAGATAAGGGATCAAATCGCAGCTCGCAGTCATCAACTCGAGGAACTTAAGAGACAGCGAGGCATTCAGACAGCGGAGTTCGGCTCGAGAGATATGGTCTATCTTCTGGCGCTGCGATCGCTTAATCGGTACGTACCATTGTTCTTTCACATCACGGAAGTCAGACAGGTCCACCCGTGGGCTGTGTACGGGCTTCTCCGTCAGCTCATAGGAGAACTCTCTTCCTTCTCGGAAAAAGTGAATGTCATGGGTGCGACCGAGAGTGAAGAGCAAGCTCTCCCCAGGTATGACCACGAGACTCTCTGGGATTGCTTTTCACAGGCTCAGATCCTGATATCTCAGCTCCTGGACGAGATCACCGCCGGGCCAGAATACATGATCCGACTCGTCTACGACGGAACATACTACGCTGCAGAACTCAAGCCCGCGGTTTTCGAGGCTCGTAACCGCTTTTATCTCGTCTTCCGAACCGACGCGGATCCAAAACCTGTTATTCAATCGGTTACATCTATTGCCAAGTTAAGCTCAAGAGAACACCTTCCCATCCTGATCGCACGCGCCCTGCCAGGAGTGAGACTGGAGCATCTTCCGGTCCCACCACAGGAACTGCCGCGCAGGGCTCATTCCATCTATTTCGCCGTCGATTACCAGAGCGACCAATGGGCGCCTGTAAAGAAAGGAAATAATGTCGCCTTTTACTGGGATAATGCGCCGGAGGATCTGGACGTCGAATTGATGATTGTAGGGAGATGA
- a CDS encoding type VI secretion protein IcmF/TssM N-terminal domain-containing protein: MKNLLVKILKVSLVAFLVLLIILLVFGLVVWMDSPWWVGLAVLAILAAAGIGFLFLRRILTRRREQQFVQEVIEQDEARIRTFTGKERDEMKALQDRWKEAVDALRRSHLRKMGNPLYVLPWYMVIGESGSGKTTAIGSAKLSSPFAEVRRASGISGTKNCDWWFFEQAVIIDTAGRYAIPVDEGRDKEEWQRFLALLIKYRKKEPLHGLIVSVAADKLLGASPEVLEEDAHNIRRRIDELMRVLGVKFPVYLLVTKCDLVQGMTNFSEQLPDKALDQPMGFINQNLSKDVAAFLDNAMTTIGERLRTLRILMLHRPQSKNVDPALLLFPEEFEQLRKGLAAFIVAAFHENPYQETPALRGLFFSSGRQEGTPYSHFLEALGLIGEKEILPGTSRGLFLHEFFARILPSDRRLFAPTTRALEWRALTRNLGLTAWILLGVALCGLLSFSFVKNLRTVRVATHELGHAPALKGELLTDLTTMDRFAQTILKIEGQNQNWWMPRFGLNESLKVEAALKEEYCRQFHQGFLGPFDKQMADAMPRLLTAGATDDMVSQYVVHLVRRINLLKARLEGQGFDKLKSKPQPSYVSALASDQTAGPEVRKKFGYLYLNYLTWRGDTGDINKETAVLQSWLKDLLASRNLQWLAGWVNKEGGLAPVTLSEFWGGSVTLPDEKVVTPAFTRKGKEMIDGFLKETESALIDPVLLGNRKTEFEKWYRTASFDTWQTFGTFFPKGVGKLKGSKEWLQMAPKMASDKAPYFAFFSKAALELEPLARTEGTPAWLQQVYQFQLARAQSVGKTEGTVAKAAEEGKKIMGAIEKRLGKDLGADALEAQIAAGKAYQDLVAALNSIAPAAASKAQSYQLASQTFTEEPAAGKSPFYAGYAAANRLKAGIGRGRPVEDVIGRMITGPLDFLWTCVRMETACYLQAQWEEKVLAEAQGASGVQAIQLILGPDGPVWKFVKGSGTAAPFMGWSMQRGYYAKEILGGTIPFEPAFFAFLAKGAKVTAAAAMPKKENFNVMIKGLPTDANTDAKIKPHATRLELQCAGNVQSLVNQNYPVNKTFVFTPDGCGDVLFQIEISDIVLTKKYTGPRAFPEFLHDFRGGRHTYSPSDFPVERASLERLGIKYIHVNYQFSGESAIMGAASSGPGQAPRHVVQCWKD, encoded by the coding sequence ATGAAAAACTTACTGGTAAAGATTCTTAAGGTCTCACTCGTCGCTTTTTTGGTTCTGCTGATCATTCTGCTGGTCTTTGGCCTCGTTGTATGGATGGATTCTCCATGGTGGGTGGGGCTGGCAGTGCTGGCAATCCTTGCAGCCGCCGGAATCGGATTCCTTTTCTTGCGGAGGATTCTTACCAGACGCCGGGAGCAGCAGTTCGTCCAGGAGGTGATAGAACAGGACGAAGCCAGGATAAGAACGTTCACCGGAAAAGAAAGAGACGAGATGAAAGCGCTCCAGGACCGCTGGAAGGAGGCTGTCGACGCCTTGCGCCGTTCCCATCTCAGAAAAATGGGCAATCCGCTCTACGTATTGCCGTGGTACATGGTAATCGGTGAAAGCGGGTCGGGTAAGACGACAGCAATAGGCAGCGCAAAGCTCTCATCGCCCTTTGCCGAAGTGAGGCGTGCTTCCGGCATATCAGGCACAAAGAATTGCGATTGGTGGTTTTTTGAACAGGCCGTAATCATCGATACGGCAGGCAGATATGCCATCCCCGTTGATGAAGGAAGAGACAAGGAGGAGTGGCAAAGATTTCTAGCTCTCCTCATCAAATACAGAAAAAAAGAACCGCTTCACGGGCTCATCGTTTCCGTAGCTGCTGACAAGCTCCTTGGCGCTTCGCCCGAAGTCCTGGAAGAGGACGCGCACAATATTCGGCGCCGCATCGATGAACTCATGCGGGTTCTCGGGGTAAAGTTCCCGGTCTATCTTTTGGTGACCAAATGTGATCTTGTGCAGGGCATGACCAATTTTTCCGAGCAGCTTCCGGATAAAGCGCTCGACCAGCCCATGGGTTTTATTAACCAGAACCTCTCAAAGGATGTCGCTGCCTTTCTTGATAATGCCATGACCACCATCGGCGAACGGCTCCGAACGCTCAGGATTCTCATGCTGCATCGTCCGCAGTCAAAGAACGTCGATCCCGCTCTTCTGCTCTTCCCCGAGGAGTTCGAACAGCTCAGAAAAGGTCTTGCAGCCTTCATCGTGGCCGCCTTTCATGAAAACCCATACCAGGAAACGCCTGCGCTCAGAGGACTCTTCTTCAGCAGCGGCCGCCAGGAAGGCACCCCTTACTCCCATTTTCTGGAAGCCCTTGGTCTCATCGGAGAAAAGGAGATCCTTCCCGGAACAAGCAGGGGGCTCTTCCTGCACGAATTTTTTGCCAGGATCCTGCCATCGGATCGGCGCCTCTTTGCTCCTACCACACGAGCCCTTGAATGGCGAGCTCTCACGAGGAATCTCGGGCTCACGGCATGGATTCTCCTGGGCGTAGCGCTTTGCGGCCTTCTCAGTTTCTCTTTTGTGAAAAACCTGAGAACTGTCAGGGTAGCTACGCATGAGCTTGGCCATGCCCCTGCGTTAAAGGGTGAGCTTCTCACGGATCTTACGACCATGGATCGCTTTGCACAAACGATCCTGAAGATAGAAGGTCAGAATCAAAACTGGTGGATGCCTAGATTCGGATTGAACGAGAGTCTCAAAGTGGAGGCCGCCCTCAAAGAAGAGTACTGCAGGCAATTTCATCAGGGATTTCTGGGTCCTTTTGATAAACAGATGGCGGACGCCATGCCCAGGCTTCTCACCGCAGGAGCCACGGATGACATGGTGTCGCAATATGTCGTTCATCTCGTGAGGCGCATCAATTTGCTTAAGGCGCGCCTTGAGGGGCAGGGATTCGACAAATTGAAGAGTAAACCTCAGCCCTCATACGTCTCTGCTCTTGCATCAGACCAGACAGCAGGACCTGAGGTGAGAAAAAAATTCGGCTATCTGTATCTCAACTATCTGACCTGGCGCGGCGATACGGGTGATATCAACAAGGAAACGGCAGTTCTGCAGTCATGGCTAAAGGATCTACTGGCTTCGCGTAACCTCCAGTGGCTCGCCGGCTGGGTAAACAAAGAAGGGGGCCTTGCTCCTGTGACGTTGTCTGAATTCTGGGGAGGCTCTGTGACGTTGCCCGACGAGAAGGTGGTCACTCCAGCCTTCACACGCAAAGGAAAGGAGATGATCGACGGCTTCCTGAAGGAAACGGAATCAGCGCTGATCGATCCGGTGTTGCTTGGAAATCGTAAAACAGAATTTGAGAAATGGTATCGTACTGCTTCATTTGATACGTGGCAGACATTCGGGACATTTTTTCCCAAGGGAGTCGGCAAATTAAAGGGCTCAAAGGAATGGCTTCAGATGGCTCCCAAAATGGCAAGCGACAAAGCACCCTATTTTGCATTCTTCAGTAAAGCAGCACTCGAGTTGGAACCATTGGCGCGCACAGAGGGGACGCCTGCCTGGCTGCAGCAAGTGTATCAATTTCAGCTAGCCCGGGCTCAGTCTGTGGGTAAGACCGAAGGCACGGTTGCAAAGGCTGCTGAAGAGGGCAAGAAGATAATGGGAGCTATAGAAAAAAGATTGGGTAAGGATCTGGGAGCAGATGCCTTGGAGGCGCAGATCGCCGCCGGCAAAGCCTACCAGGATTTGGTAGCCGCATTAAACTCCATCGCTCCGGCAGCCGCTTCAAAAGCTCAGTCATACCAGCTCGCTTCTCAGACGTTTACCGAAGAACCAGCCGCCGGCAAGTCGCCGTTCTACGCCGGCTACGCTGCGGCAAACCGGCTGAAGGCAGGGATAGGCAGAGGCAGGCCCGTCGAGGATGTGATCGGCAGAATGATAACAGGACCCCTCGATTTTCTCTGGACCTGCGTGAGAATGGAGACAGCCTGCTACCTTCAGGCACAGTGGGAGGAAAAGGTGCTGGCAGAAGCCCAGGGCGCAAGCGGCGTACAGGCGATTCAGCTTATTCTTGGACCGGATGGTCCTGTATGGAAATTTGTCAAAGGTTCGGGTACAGCGGCTCCATTCATGGGATGGAGCATGCAAAGGGGATACTATGCTAAAGAGATTCTCGGAGGCACGATACCGTTCGAGCCCGCATTCTTTGCTTTTCTCGCCAAAGGGGCCAAGGTTACGGCAGCAGCAGCCATGCCAAAGAAAGAGAACTTCAACGTGATGATCAAAGGACTGCCGACAGACGCGAACACTGACGCGAAGATCAAGCCGCACGCCACAAGACTGGAACTTCAGTGTGCAGGCAACGTACAGAGCCTGGTGAACCAGAATTACCCTGTGAACAAAACATTTGTCTTTACACCTGATGGCTGCGGAGATGTGCTCTTCCAAATTGAGATCAGTGACATTGTCCTGACCAAGAAATACACGGGTCCCCGTGCATTCCCGGAATTTCTGCACGACTTCAGGGGTGGAAGACACACGTACAGCCCGAGTGATTTCCCCGTGGAACGGGCATCGCTGGAACGCCTAGGAATCAAGTACATACATGTAAATTACCAATTCAGCGGAGAGAGCGCTATCATGGGAGCCGCGAGTTCTGGCCCCGGCCAGGCACCGAGGCACGTTGTGCAATGCTGGAAAGACTGA
- a CDS encoding type VI secretion system-associated FHA domain protein, with protein MNETASLEELAEKLRALSRSSASLDASIEEYLDDKLRHVGSAERLGLLEKLVTRFDKSSEPKTGLSLPSEESSRLLSLLLGKQISISDLSYEELSEKLAQSLNTVFNTLNQIISVINTTLLGHGAEQETIRQIIGMHIGSGGGDNSLQNYLDQIQEAFLTAHKAFSQATGELIRELLNELDPARIEASLEKSLKFGPLRKAELFDSYKDRFGVVKEGLDSGRLMERFLREFERICQRLYKTEPRRVS; from the coding sequence ATGAATGAAACCGCTTCACTAGAAGAACTCGCAGAAAAGCTCAGAGCTCTCAGCCGATCAAGTGCTTCTCTTGACGCTTCGATAGAGGAGTACCTCGACGACAAACTACGCCATGTGGGCAGCGCTGAACGTCTGGGTCTGCTCGAGAAACTGGTAACCCGATTTGACAAAAGCTCCGAACCGAAGACAGGCCTTTCTCTTCCGTCCGAAGAATCTTCACGCCTGCTCTCCCTGTTGCTGGGGAAGCAGATCTCGATATCTGACCTTTCATACGAGGAACTATCAGAGAAATTGGCTCAATCGCTAAACACGGTCTTTAACACGCTTAATCAGATCATCAGCGTCATCAACACTACGTTGCTCGGACACGGGGCTGAGCAGGAGACCATCCGTCAGATCATCGGCATGCACATAGGAAGTGGGGGCGGTGACAATTCGCTCCAGAATTATCTGGACCAGATCCAGGAGGCTTTCCTGACGGCTCATAAGGCATTCAGTCAGGCCACGGGAGAACTCATCAGGGAATTGCTCAATGAACTGGATCCCGCGAGAATCGAGGCGTCACTGGAAAAGAGCTTGAAATTTGGCCCCCTGCGCAAGGCCGAGCTGTTCGATTCCTACAAAGATCGTTTTGGTGTCGTTAAAGAAGGTCTCGATTCGGGGCGGCTCATGGAAAGGTTTTTGAGGGAATTTGAAAGAATTTGTCAAAGGCTCTATAAAACTGAACCAAGGAGGGTCTCTTGA
- the tssA gene encoding type VI secretion system protein TssA, whose protein sequence is MKQKIDIDALLAPIPGGNPSGDDVRYSQIFEDIKEARKSEDPLEVGESKNEIKTADWEKVVKLSVEALTNKSKDLQIAAWLTEGLLATEGFEGLATGLKIATGLLQDFWDTLYPPVEDGDLEFRAAPLDFMNEKLWSAIKQLPVTDEGKTPGYSWFKYQESREVGYESDTRNKYGDVDENKKNKRDEDIEDGKITAEQFDAAVAASSGAFYKSLAELSLSCFDEFKVLDATVDEKFKQEAPRLAELGKAIEECNQLVARICKEKNPAGVEKSASAKKEKQAAPTAQKKSADDQGVMTSEEVPLPMRVPIVSGENSDGAVWDDAVQVMETSGVKEALDRLLTASFSTASVRDKNRYRLMMAKLCLRAERADLARPIAEELYALMEELHLDRWESPVWIAEVLNVLYQCLMSGEPSDDDLGRARTLFQRLCTTDVTKALTYRQ, encoded by the coding sequence ATGAAGCAGAAAATAGACATCGATGCTCTTCTGGCTCCCATCCCCGGCGGAAATCCGTCGGGAGATGATGTACGCTACAGCCAGATCTTTGAGGATATAAAAGAGGCCAGAAAATCTGAGGACCCACTCGAGGTGGGCGAGTCGAAGAATGAAATAAAGACAGCTGACTGGGAGAAGGTTGTTAAGCTGTCTGTCGAGGCGCTCACCAATAAGAGCAAGGATCTCCAGATCGCCGCCTGGTTGACCGAGGGCCTTCTGGCAACGGAAGGCTTCGAGGGGCTCGCGACGGGCCTCAAGATTGCCACGGGTCTGCTGCAGGACTTTTGGGATACGCTGTACCCTCCGGTCGAAGATGGAGACCTCGAATTCAGAGCTGCCCCTCTAGACTTCATGAATGAAAAACTTTGGTCCGCAATTAAACAGTTACCAGTGACAGACGAAGGAAAAACCCCCGGCTACTCCTGGTTCAAGTATCAGGAATCGCGGGAGGTCGGCTATGAATCAGACACAAGGAATAAGTACGGCGACGTTGACGAGAATAAGAAGAACAAAAGAGACGAAGATATCGAAGATGGAAAGATAACGGCTGAGCAGTTTGATGCTGCCGTGGCAGCATCTTCGGGAGCCTTTTATAAATCTCTGGCCGAGCTCTCGCTCTCGTGCTTCGACGAGTTCAAAGTATTGGATGCAACCGTCGATGAGAAATTCAAACAGGAGGCTCCGAGACTCGCGGAACTTGGCAAGGCAATCGAGGAGTGCAATCAGCTGGTGGCCAGAATCTGTAAAGAGAAGAACCCTGCCGGCGTTGAAAAATCTGCGTCCGCAAAGAAAGAGAAGCAGGCCGCGCCCACGGCGCAGAAAAAAAGCGCGGATGATCAGGGCGTAATGACATCCGAGGAGGTGCCCCTCCCGATGAGAGTGCCAATCGTATCAGGGGAAAACTCAGACGGAGCCGTGTGGGACGACGCCGTGCAGGTGATGGAGACATCAGGCGTGAAAGAAGCGCTCGACCGTCTGCTCACAGCTTCCTTCAGCACCGCGTCAGTGCGGGACAAGAACCGTTACAGGCTCATGATGGCGAAGCTGTGCCTCAGGGCCGAACGGGCTGACCTCGCCCGTCCCATAGCCGAAGAACTGTATGCGCTCATGGAAGAACTCCATCTCGATCGCTGGGAATCTCCCGTGTGGATAGCAGAGGTGTTGAATGTGCTCTATCAATGCCTCATGAGCGGAGAGCCATCTGATGACGACCTCGGGAGAGCCAGAACGCTTTTCCAGAGGCTTTGCACCACCGATGTCACGAAGGCACTAACATACAGGCAGTGA
- a CDS encoding type VI secretion system accessory protein TagJ: MNPKDLIRAGKLSEAREQLTAEVKASPSDVSKRVLLFQVLSFYGEWDKAGGHLDVIASLDPRSETGVQTYKNLIQAEKERQEVYTRKKLPGFLGGIPSYLELYFTAWEKLNQKKLKEARALYDKLSELRPKIAGNISGKSFSGFRDTDTFLSFFLEAIVHERYIWIPFESLRELSVRQPKTLFDLLWSEARIVTWEGLTINCYVPVLYPDSFLHHDDRVKLGRLTDWKPLGSKFARASGQHVFGVNREEVAILELGDVTFKAPEAKRH, encoded by the coding sequence ATGAATCCTAAGGATTTGATCAGGGCAGGCAAACTTTCCGAAGCTCGCGAACAGCTCACCGCGGAGGTGAAAGCTTCTCCCTCTGATGTGAGTAAGCGTGTACTTCTTTTTCAGGTTCTTTCTTTTTACGGTGAATGGGACAAGGCAGGAGGTCACCTGGATGTAATTGCCTCACTCGACCCTCGTTCTGAAACAGGTGTGCAGACGTACAAGAACCTGATACAGGCAGAAAAGGAGAGACAGGAAGTCTATACCCGCAAAAAACTTCCCGGCTTTCTCGGAGGGATCCCATCCTATCTTGAGCTCTACTTTACCGCCTGGGAAAAGCTGAATCAGAAGAAGCTCAAGGAGGCCCGTGCTCTTTATGATAAACTGAGTGAACTCCGGCCGAAGATAGCAGGAAACATCAGCGGAAAAAGTTTCAGCGGTTTTCGTGACACGGATACTTTCCTGTCCTTCTTTTTGGAAGCCATTGTTCACGAACGCTATATCTGGATACCCTTCGAATCGTTGAGAGAGCTTTCTGTCAGGCAGCCCAAGACCCTATTTGATCTTCTCTGGTCTGAAGCGCGCATTGTGACATGGGAAGGGCTAACAATAAACTGCTATGTGCCTGTCCTCTATCCTGATTCTTTTCTGCATCATGACGACCGCGTAAAGCTGGGCCGACTGACAGACTGGAAGCCTCTGGGCAGCAAGTTTGCGAGAGCGTCGGGGCAGCACGTCTTCGGTGTCAACAGAGAAGAGGTCGCAATCCTCGAGTTAGGGGACGTCACGTTTAAGGCACCAGAGGCAAAAAGGCACTGA
- a CDS encoding TagF domain-containing protein: protein MLERLRPERQWQWAAYGKHPAAKDYFTLGQGFPLLVSFSGWIENGYQVLVSKEKPSGSRCSWRFWTREARRDNVVCGIICESTDGLARPYPLLIIGTGPLKDWSAQWDLVPLACDAAWTHMENVSTRTFGDLRELEEEVRSLRVPVGDWLELARKRERFREPESFGATMAALAEGTEYFFPMAQIPLRERTEAVSLYHSLMRSRVETAPNATFMGGSTEKPYMAFFRRPLSQADFIRLWSMAFTKKDPAS, encoded by the coding sequence ATGCTGGAAAGACTGAGACCGGAACGCCAGTGGCAGTGGGCAGCCTACGGAAAGCATCCTGCAGCAAAGGATTACTTTACACTCGGCCAGGGCTTTCCTTTGCTCGTCAGTTTTTCAGGCTGGATAGAAAATGGCTATCAGGTACTCGTCTCGAAGGAGAAGCCTTCGGGCTCGCGCTGTTCCTGGCGATTCTGGACCAGAGAGGCGCGCAGAGATAACGTCGTGTGCGGCATCATATGTGAGAGCACCGACGGTCTTGCGCGTCCGTACCCGCTTCTGATCATAGGGACCGGCCCTCTGAAGGACTGGTCGGCCCAGTGGGATCTGGTGCCGCTCGCTTGTGACGCTGCGTGGACTCACATGGAAAATGTCTCCACGAGAACCTTCGGAGATCTGAGAGAACTTGAAGAAGAGGTTCGAAGCCTACGGGTACCGGTGGGGGACTGGTTGGAGTTGGCCAGAAAGAGGGAGCGTTTCCGGGAGCCGGAGTCGTTCGGCGCCACGATGGCGGCTCTCGCCGAAGGTACAGAATACTTTTTCCCGATGGCGCAGATCCCGCTGCGTGAGCGTACCGAGGCGGTGAGCCTCTACCACTCTTTAATGAGATCCCGTGTCGAAACCGCGCCGAATGCCACATTCATGGGAGGTTCGACAGAGAAGCCGTATATGGCATTTTTCAGACGCCCCCTGTCCCAGGCTGATTTCATTCGCCTGTGGTCAATGGCCTTTACGAAGAAGGATCCCGCAAGTTGA